The following are encoded in a window of Chroococcidiopsis sp. TS-821 genomic DNA:
- a CDS encoding ABC transporter substrate-binding protein produces MSIVSVFFSKIRGWKRLGIFALLGLTLSWVVSCGTGNVNNSTQQSASGNSSNVEFWTMQLQPQFTDFFNNLIRSFEAENPGIKVNWVDVPWSAMESKILTAMSARTAPDVVNLNPSFASQLATRNAWLDLDSKVSADVRETYLPNIWKASTINGKSFGLPWYLTTRLTIYNTDLLKQAGVSQPPTTYAELATVARQVKERTGKYAFFTTFVPEDSAEVLESFVQMGVNLVDAQGKAAFNTPEGRAVFQYWVDLYRNELIPPEVLTQGHRYGIEQYQAGQTALLASGPEFLKTIAKNAPAIAQVSATAPQITGPTGKKNVAVMNIVIPANTDQPDAALKFALYVTNNQNQLAFAKAANVLPSTVAALSDEYFKSVPADASTVEKARVVSASQLQQAEVLVPAMENRNVLQRAIYDNLQAAMLGEKTVDQAVADAAAEWDSRA; encoded by the coding sequence ATGTCGATAGTATCAGTCTTTTTTAGCAAAATCAGAGGTTGGAAACGCCTCGGAATTTTCGCTTTGTTAGGTTTAACCCTGAGTTGGGTTGTGAGTTGTGGTACTGGTAACGTCAATAATAGTACCCAGCAATCGGCATCAGGTAACAGTAGTAATGTGGAATTCTGGACAATGCAACTCCAGCCACAATTTACAGATTTCTTCAACAATCTCATCCGTTCTTTTGAAGCTGAAAACCCTGGAATTAAAGTTAACTGGGTTGATGTTCCCTGGTCAGCGATGGAAAGCAAAATTCTCACTGCGATGTCCGCACGCACCGCACCGGATGTCGTCAACTTAAACCCCAGTTTTGCTTCGCAACTCGCAACGCGCAATGCTTGGCTAGACTTGGATTCGAAAGTCAGCGCGGATGTGCGCGAAACTTATCTACCTAATATTTGGAAAGCAAGCACGATTAATGGGAAAAGTTTTGGCCTACCTTGGTACCTCACAACTCGCCTGACAATTTATAACACTGATTTGTTAAAGCAAGCAGGAGTCAGTCAACCGCCAACAACTTATGCAGAATTAGCAACAGTGGCGCGACAAGTTAAAGAAAGAACTGGAAAGTACGCCTTTTTTACAACGTTTGTTCCCGAAGATTCTGCCGAAGTTTTGGAATCTTTTGTGCAAATGGGAGTCAATTTAGTAGACGCGCAGGGTAAAGCGGCGTTTAATACTCCTGAAGGTCGGGCTGTCTTTCAGTACTGGGTAGACTTGTATCGCAATGAACTGATACCGCCTGAAGTATTGACACAAGGACACAGATATGGTATAGAGCAGTATCAAGCTGGACAAACCGCGTTATTAGCTTCAGGTCCAGAATTTTTGAAAACGATCGCCAAAAACGCACCAGCGATCGCGCAAGTTTCAGCTACCGCACCACAAATAACAGGACCTACAGGCAAGAAAAACGTTGCGGTCATGAACATAGTCATTCCTGCCAACACCGACCAACCGGATGCAGCGTTAAAATTTGCACTGTATGTTACAAACAATCAAAATCAGCTTGCCTTTGCCAAAGCTGCCAATGTCTTACCCTCAACAGTCGCCGCACTCTCAGACGAATACTTTAAGTCAGTACCTGCTGATGCGTCAACCGTCGAAAAAGCCCGCGTTGTTAGCGCCAGCCAATTGCAGCAAGCCGAAGTCTTAGTTCCCGCAATGGAAAACCGCAATGTCTTACAACGCGCGATTTACGACAATCTGCAAGCGGCTATGTTAGGTGAAAAAACTGTAGACCAAGCTGTTGCTGATGCTGCGGCAGAGTGGGATAGTAGAGCTTAG
- the pilM gene encoding type IV pilus assembly protein PilM, producing the protein MLNRFQTLPNRLQILPKRARGVGVELAPERINIAQLRKQGQGIRLAAFTSVPVPEGIFQDGQIIDPPALAEIIQSAFAQSKIKAKRVATAVPGRDSLVRLIPLPAELDDQELREMVLNHEAGLYLPYPREEADVDYQKLGYFVDEDGIEKVQVLLVATRKEVTDTYIDTFQQAGLQVDVLEINSFALLRTIREKLREFPSQEAVVLVDIEFDNTEIAIIVDGIPQFSRTVPIGTFHLQSALLRALHLPMSRDTQVMLQSVVIPTTTTDEMGGVISTTVDPGTAAMLRVMGELIDELRRSLDFYLSQSENLEVAQILLAGPGGGLVNLDEFFQQRVNIPTVQIDPVAALSLEVDEKKITPGQRPGLGIVLGLGMREI; encoded by the coding sequence GTGCTTAACCGCTTCCAGACACTACCTAACCGCTTACAGATACTGCCAAAACGTGCCAGGGGAGTTGGTGTTGAACTGGCTCCTGAACGTATTAATATTGCCCAGCTGCGCAAACAAGGACAAGGAATAAGACTGGCAGCGTTTACCTCGGTTCCCGTACCTGAAGGAATTTTTCAAGATGGTCAAATTATCGATCCACCAGCGCTTGCCGAAATTATCCAATCCGCCTTCGCCCAAAGCAAAATAAAAGCTAAGCGAGTGGCTACCGCTGTTCCTGGAAGAGATTCACTCGTGCGCTTAATTCCTTTACCCGCCGAGTTAGATGACCAAGAATTACGCGAAATGGTACTCAACCACGAAGCAGGTTTGTATCTCCCGTATCCGCGTGAAGAAGCTGATGTTGATTATCAAAAACTTGGGTATTTTGTCGACGAGGACGGAATTGAAAAGGTACAAGTGTTGTTAGTTGCTACGCGCAAAGAAGTGACAGATACTTACATCGACACATTTCAACAAGCAGGTCTGCAAGTCGATGTCTTAGAAATTAACAGTTTTGCGTTGTTACGCACGATTCGGGAGAAACTACGCGAATTTCCTTCACAAGAAGCCGTTGTTTTAGTTGACATTGAATTTGACAACACTGAAATTGCAATTATTGTAGATGGAATACCGCAGTTTTCGCGGACTGTGCCAATTGGTACATTTCACCTGCAAAGTGCGCTATTGCGCGCCTTGCACTTACCAATGTCTAGAGATACACAAGTAATGCTACAGTCGGTGGTTATTCCCACCACGACAACTGATGAAATGGGAGGAGTTATCAGTACGACAGTTGACCCTGGTACCGCAGCAATGTTGCGCGTGATGGGAGAGTTGATTGACGAACTACGGCGATCGCTCGATTTTTATCTTAGTCAAAGTGAAAATCTCGAAGTTGCCCAAATCCTCTTGGCAGGTCCTGGGGGCGGCTTAGTAAACTTAGATGAGTTTTTCCAACAACGAGTAAACATTCCCACCGTACAAATCGATCCTGTGGCAGCTTTGTCATTAGAAGTTGATGAGAAAAAAATTACTCCTGGACAACGCCCAGGACTCGGAATTGTTCTCGGTTTAGGAATGCGCGAGATTTAG
- a CDS encoding PilN domain-containing protein, giving the protein MYSLDINFIRDRPEYILKNAGAKKLGILASDTTPLYLGIAIGVILPAMIGGAWLVMQARIGQLEAENAELDAELSRLGLQEQEIQTTQAQINQIRTETQALATVFNQIRPWSAMLQDMRDRIPRAVQIETIRQTAAATPQPSPQAANNAANNNEQQQQEGQDQQNAEQQQQQSAQVVPAGNIEIAGIARSFNDVNDFLLTLQQSAFLKPTDTRIVTAELVDIAEPGTVAVPQANSTAVVTPQAVRYTIQSTLSDVPASELLRELERKGTLGLVTRIRTLQQKGVIQQ; this is encoded by the coding sequence ATGTACAGTCTAGACATTAACTTTATTCGCGATCGCCCAGAGTACATCTTAAAAAACGCGGGTGCTAAAAAACTAGGGATACTTGCTAGTGATACAACACCGTTGTATTTGGGAATTGCGATCGGCGTTATTTTGCCTGCTATGATTGGTGGCGCGTGGTTGGTTATGCAAGCTCGCATTGGGCAACTCGAAGCCGAAAATGCAGAACTTGATGCTGAACTCAGTCGCTTGGGACTGCAAGAACAAGAAATTCAAACAACACAAGCGCAAATTAATCAAATTCGCACAGAGACCCAAGCTTTAGCTACAGTGTTTAATCAAATTCGTCCTTGGTCAGCGATGTTACAGGATATGCGCGATCGCATTCCCCGCGCAGTCCAAATTGAAACTATTCGCCAAACTGCTGCTGCAACTCCCCAACCCAGCCCGCAAGCAGCAAATAATGCTGCAAATAATAACGAGCAGCAACAACAAGAGGGACAAGATCAACAAAACGCTGAACAGCAGCAACAGCAATCAGCACAAGTAGTTCCCGCAGGTAATATTGAAATTGCCGGAATTGCCCGTTCTTTTAACGATGTCAACGATTTCTTGCTGACGCTGCAACAATCAGCATTTCTGAAACCGACGGATACAAGAATTGTCACGGCTGAGTTGGTAGATATTGCTGAACCAGGGACAGTAGCTGTACCCCAAGCAAATTCAACCGCAGTTGTGACGCCTCAAGCGGTAAGATATACAATTCAATCGACGTTAAGCGATGTCCCCGCCTCAGAGTTGTTAAGAGAACTAGAGCGTAAGGGTACATTAGGATTGGTAACTCGCATTCGCACACTGCAACAAAAAGGTGTGATTCAACAATGA
- a CDS encoding pilus assembly protein PilO — protein MTVTEDFIPEESIEFQPVAPSYPKAFGVTLTPAVSGVLIALLGLAGSVYLVINLLMPTWQRHQELQASRDEKNALVEQKQLAIQQTEQVRAELAQVKQQNAQVLALFADERTLDTLLLDLNRVVESGNAQLAQNAPRAKLKRFVPVNQSPEIVSDGSLGPVVNGKLKRQVVNIELEGTFEQTQSIIRNIERLQPLLIVKDYQSSLAQTGDNQQPGVVQPRGAVITTSFQLEALMPASPAEAAAAASNQNQQ, from the coding sequence ATGACGGTAACTGAAGACTTTATTCCTGAAGAAAGCATTGAGTTTCAACCAGTAGCGCCAAGTTACCCCAAAGCATTTGGCGTGACGCTGACTCCGGCGGTAAGCGGTGTGCTGATTGCGCTGTTGGGGCTAGCAGGAAGTGTTTACTTGGTTATTAATTTGTTAATGCCAACGTGGCAAAGACACCAAGAATTGCAAGCTAGCCGCGATGAAAAAAATGCGCTGGTTGAACAAAAACAACTTGCCATTCAACAAACTGAACAGGTAAGAGCCGAGTTAGCCCAGGTCAAACAGCAAAATGCTCAAGTGCTTGCGTTATTTGCTGACGAACGCACATTAGATACCTTGTTACTGGACCTCAACCGCGTTGTAGAATCAGGTAATGCTCAACTTGCACAAAATGCCCCTAGGGCAAAACTGAAGCGATTTGTCCCCGTTAATCAGTCACCAGAAATTGTTTCAGATGGTAGCCTTGGACCAGTTGTCAATGGAAAACTTAAGCGCCAAGTTGTCAATATTGAGCTAGAAGGAACTTTCGAGCAAACGCAATCAATCATTCGCAATATTGAGCGGCTACAGCCACTATTGATAGTTAAAGATTATCAATCATCCTTGGCACAAACTGGAGACAATCAGCAGCCTGGTGTTGTGCAGCCACGAGGCGCTGTCATTACAACATCTTTTCAGTTAGAAGCCTTAATGCCAGCTAGCCCCGCCGAAGCAGCCGCAGCCGCAAGTAACCAGAATCAACAGTAA